One genomic region from Vanacampus margaritifer isolate UIUO_Vmar chromosome 2, RoL_Vmar_1.0, whole genome shotgun sequence encodes:
- the LOC144045017 gene encoding leptin receptor gene-related protein-like, with product MPGGIKALVGLSFASAIGLTFLFVSCAADQYGVYWPLFVLFFYVLSPAPLLLAKRLSDDSDNSNSVCRDLAYFLTTGIVVSSYGYHIVLANCGAIKWGACGLALAGDTIIVFTIFGFLQVFGSGEELNWEEW from the exons ATGCCTGGTGGTATCAAAG CGCTGGTCGGGTTGTCTTTCGCAAGCGCCATCGGGCTGACGTTTCTGTTTGTGAGTTGTGCAGCGGACCAATATGG AGTTTACTGGCCATtatttgtgctgtttttttacGTCCTAAGTCCTGCCCCACTTCTCCTAGCCAAACGTCTCAGTGATGACTCAGACAACTCCAATAGTGTGTGCAGAGACCTGGCCTATTTCTTAACAACTGGAATCGTCGTATCATCTTATGGGTACCACATTGTCCTCGCTAATTGTGGCGCA ATTAAGTGGGGTGCTTGTGGTCTTGCACTGGCAGGAGATACCATCATCGTCTTCACAATCTTCGGCTTTCTCCAAGTGTTTGGAAGTGGCGAAGAGTTAAATTGGGAAGAGTGGTAA